In Toxotes jaculatrix isolate fToxJac2 chromosome 12, fToxJac2.pri, whole genome shotgun sequence, the following are encoded in one genomic region:
- the LOC121190360 gene encoding calpain-5-like: MFSSAVPFKNQHYAELKKNCIKDKKLFEDPEFPATKESLYFRRPLPGVVEWKRPGEISSRPHLFVGGISSHDLNQGLVGNCWFVAACSCLALKPDLWKKVIVDWKEQEWDPKHPESYAGIFHFQFWIFGKWVDVVVDDRLPTINGELIYCHSKDNNEFWSALLEKAYAKLSGCYESLEGGNTGDAVVDFSGAVSEAINLEAEAYYKDQKKQDQLFEDLLKVYEYGGIISCSIKAQPHEIELKMANGLVKGHAYSVTAVKRVRLGHGLLAYFKNETIPLIRMRNPWGKTEWKGAWSDSSEEWSKVGDTERGNLGITVEDDGEFWMSFTDWCKSFSDADVCRLINTSVISLRKAWHEVVHFGSWTKHAEPLLNRCGGCANHRQTFLQNPQYLFDVTKEVDEVLISLQQRDMKIHRKFGQGENLTIGFGVFKVELNRKYRMHDVLTQKCVATSTYINARTVFMRCMLTQGRYVIIPTTFKPHTLGDYMIRVFTDVDSGCRELTEDKPKVRCWTPFVGYPQAVTHVYVHEAEGLQNQDSSGGADPYVIISCEGQSVQSTVKKDTLQPEFATSAIFYRKKPRKPITVEVWNSNAVKDEFMGQVVLSGLVKDNSDPQKLQLRKQDEQMADEMPGNISLRIITSTQLTAM; this comes from the exons AtgttctcctctgctgtcccaTTTAAAAACCAGCACTATGCTGAGCTGAAGAAGAACTGTATCAAGGACAAGAAGCTCTTTGAAGATCCAGAATTTCCAGCCACCAAGGAATCCCTGTATTTCAGGAGACCACTTCCTGGTGTTGTGGAGTGGAAACGACCTGGG GAAATAAGCAGCAGGCCTCATCTGTTTGTGGGGGGCATCAGCTCCCATGACCTCAACCAGGGACTTGTGGGGAACTGCTGGTTTGTTGCTGCCTGCTCCTGTCTGGCTTTGAAGCCAGACCTCTGGAAGAAG GTGATTGTTGACTGGAAGGAGCAGGAGTGGGATCCCAAACACCCGGAGAGCTATGCAGGAATCTTCCACTTTCAGTTCTGGATCTTTGGAAAGTGGGTAGATGTGGTGGTTGACGACCGGCTGCCTACAATCAACGGAGAACTCATCTACTGTCACTCGAAAGACAACAATGAATTCTGGAGCGCTCTGCTGGAGAAGGCCTACGCCAA GCTCTCTGGCTGCTATGAGTCGCTGGAGggaggaaacactggagacGCTGTGGTGGATTTCAGCGGAGCTGTGTCCGAAGCCATCAACCTGGAGGCAGAGGCCTACTACAAAGACCAGAAAAAACAAGACCAGCTGTTTGAGGATCTACTAAAGGTCTACGAATATGGAGGAATTATAAGCTGCTCCATTAAG GCACAACCTCATGAAATAGAGCTCAAGATGGCAAACGGGCTTGTGAAAGGCCACGCATACTCAGTGACAGCAGTGAAAAGAGTGCGTTTGGGTCACGGGCTGCTGGCCTACTTCAAAAACGAAACCATCCCTCTGATCCGCATGAGGAACCCCTGGGGCAAGACTGAGTGGAAAGGAGCCTGGAGTGACAG CTCTGAGGAATGGTCAAAGGTTGGTGATACAGAGAGAGGCAACCTTGGCATCACTGTGGAAGATGATGGAGAATTCTG GATGTCATTCACAGACTGGTGCAAGTCATTCTCAGATGCAGACGTGTGCCGTCTCATCAATACTTCGGTGATCAGCCTCCGTAAAGCATGGCATGAGGTTGTGCACTTTGGGAGTTGGACCAAACACGCAGAGCCGCTGTTAAACCGCTGCGGTGGCTGTGCTAACCACAGGCAGACATTCCTGCAGAACCCACAG TATTTGTTTGACGTTACGAAGGAGGTGGATGAAGTTCTGATCTCGTTGCAACAGAGAGACATGAAGATCCACAGAAAATTTGGTCAAGGAGAAAATCTAACCATCGGGTTCGGTGTCTTTAAG GTGGAACTGAACAGGAAGTATAGGATGCATGACGTCCTGACACAAAAGTGCGTGGCGACGTCCACCTACATCAACGCTCGGACAGTGTTCATGAGGTGCATGCTGACACAGGGCCGCTACGTCATCATCCCCACCACCTTCAAGCCTCACACTCTGGGGGATTACATGATCAGAGTATTTACCGACGTGGACTCAGGGTGCAG GGAGCTGACAGAGGATAAGCCAAAAGTAAGATGCTGGACTCCATTTGTGGGATACCCACAAGCTGTGACTCACGTCTACGTCCATGAAGCTGAGGGACTGCAGAACCAGGACAGCTCAGGAG gTGCAGACCCCTACGTGATCATATCCTGTGAGGGCCAGTCAGTGCAGTCCACTGTCAAGAAGGATACCTTGCAACCAGAATTTGCAACCAGCGCCATTTTCTACAGGAAGAAGCCCAGAAAGCCCATAACTGTGGAG GTGTGGAACAGTAATGCAGTGAAGGACGAGTTTATGGGCCAAGTGGTGCTGTCCGGGTTGGTGAAGGACAACTCTGACCCTCAGAAGCTTCAGCTGAGGAAGCAAGATGAGCAGATGGCTGACGAGATGCCCGGTAACATCAGCCTGAGGATCATCACTTCGACTCAGCTGACCGCCATGTGA